Sequence from the Lentilitoribacter sp. Alg239-R112 genome:
CTTGGCAAAAACCCAAACTATTGGGGTGAAGGCGTTAAACTCGACAATGTAACTTTCAAGTTTATTTCTGACCCAACAGCTGCATTTGCTGCAATGATGGCCGAGGATGTCGATGCATTTCCAAACTTTCCAGCGCCTGAAAACTTGCCCCAACTTGGTGCCGATCCACGTTTTAATGTGATTATTGGCTCAACTGAAGGTGAGACCATTCTTGCCATGAACAACAAGAAGGCACCGTTGGATAATGTAAAGGTACGCCAAGCAATTAGCCATGCTATTAACCGTCAGGCAATTATCGATGGGGCCATGTTTGGCTATGGCACACCTATTGGCACACATTTTGCGCCACATAATCCTGATTATGTCGATCTAACTGCACAATCTGCCTATGATCCGAAAAAAGCGATGGCGCTTTTAGAAGAAGCGGGAGTTAAAGACCTGACACTCTCGCTTAAACTTCCTCCACCATCATATGCAAGACGTGGCGGAGAAATCATCGCGGCACAATTGCGAGAAGTTGGTATCAATACCGAGATTGCTAATCTGGAATGGGCACAATGGTTAGAACAAGCCTTCCGCGGTAAAGACTTTGACCTCACTATCGTCTCCCATACCGAGCCATTTGACATTGGTATTTATGCCCGTCCTGACTACTACTTCCAATATGGCGATCCAGATTTTATCGCGATTATTGATCAACTCACAGGCGAGGCGGACCCGATCAAACGTTCTGAACTGATTGCGTCGGCGCAAAAGAAAATCTCAGATGATGCCGTTAACGGTTATCTTTTCCAACTTGCAAAATCAGGTGTTGCCAATGCCAAAATCAAAGGTCTTTGGGAAAATTCTCCAACCCAAGCCAATGATATGACTGGTGTTTATTGGGAAGACTAGTTCATCGCGACATCACTGGCGGTGATAACCCAACCCACCGCCAGTGACTATTCTCACTTATATTTATCATGCTCTTTTTCACACTCAAAAGAATGACCTCACTGCTTGCGAGCCTTTTCATCGCAAGTATCGTGATTTTTGTTGTGATTGAAATCATACCTGGTGATCCCGCTGCTTTCATGCTGGGATTAAATGCAGAACCAGAAGCAATTGATGCTTTACGAGAACAACTTGGTTTAAACGCATCGATACCGAGCAGGTATTTCACTTGGATCACGGGATTATTTCAGGGTGAATTTGGCACCTCTTATACCTATCGTGTTCCTGTCGGCGAACTCATCGCAGATCGTATTGCAGTTTCACTGCCACTTACAGTTTATGCCCTGCTACTATCGACTGCGATCGCAGTTCCTGTAGGTGTGTATGCCGCATCTCGCCGCAATTCGACTGGCGATGTTACAGTTATGGGTATGACGCAACTGGGTATTGCAGTTCCTAATTTTTGGTTTGCTATGCTGCTGGTTCTAGTTTTCTCAATCAATCTACGTTGGTTTTCGGCTGGTGGTTTTCCGGGTTGGGATGCTGGTTTTTTACCAGCCATGAAGGCACTCACTTTGCCCGCAATCGCTCTTGCCCTGCCGCAAGCATCCATTTTGGCTCGTGTGATGCGTTCGTCATTGCTGGATACACTCAATGAAGATTACATCCGAACGGCACGCGCTAAAGGGTTGAATAGACAACAAGCCATGTGGCGTCATGCCTTACGTAATGCGCTTATTCCAGTTCTAACGATCATCGGGTTGCAGTTTTCATTTCTTCTTGCTGGCGGCATTATCATAGAGAATGTCTTTTATCTTCCCGGACTTGGCAGATTAGTTTTCCAAGGCATTACACAGCGCGACCTCATAGTCGTCCGCAGCGTGGTTATCCTCCTGGTTTTTGCAGTTATTGTTGTCACATTTCTCGTCGACATCGCCTACGCGCTTGTGGACCCTCGCTTGCGGGAGAGCAAGTCATGATGGCAATTTTAACGAGCTCCAAGGGACTGATCATCGGCGTAATCCTAACATCGCTCTTTATTTTGCTCGCCGTTATTTCATTTATCTGGACTCCCTTTGATCCGGCACAGATCGTTATCAGCAACAAACTACAAACGCCTTCTTTCACTCATCTTCTTGGCACAGATCATTTTGGTCGTGACATGCTGTCTATGATTATGGTTGGCGCTCGGGTATCTATTGCAGTCGCCTTTGTTGCTGTCGGAATCGGCGTTGTTTTTGGCGTGCCACTTGGTCTTTATGCAGCCGCAAACAGAGGCAGTATCACCGATGAAATCATCATGCGTGGCAATGATCTGGTTTTTGCGTTCCCGTCTTTATTGCTAGCCATTATGATCACTGCTGTTTTTGGACCAGGCGCCATAAACGCCATCATCGCTATCGGCATATTTAACATCCCTGTTTTTGCCCGCTTATCTCGCGGAGCTGCCAGCAGCCTCTGGTCGCGCGAATATGTGCTTGCAGCTCAGATTTGCGGCAAATCTAAAACACGCATTTCCGCAGAACATATCTTACCAAATATCACGAACCTACTGATTGTTCAGGGAACCATCCAGTTTTCACTTGGAATATTGGCAGAAGCTGGTCTTGCTTATGTTGGACTGGGTGCGCAACCTCCAATGCCAAGTTGGGGCCGAATGCTTAACGATGCACAAACGTTGATTTCAATTAAGCCACATTTGGCGCTGGTTCCTGGCCTTACTATCGTCCTGATGGTTTTAGGACTTAATCTTTTAGGTGATGCATTACGTGATCTGTTTGATCCTAAACTGCGCAGAGATCGGACATAATCATGCTGACTGTGCGCAATCTAAAACTGAATATCCACGACACTCCAATCCTAGATGATATTGATTTATCAGTTGAGCGAGGAAAAATTCTTGGAATAGTTGGAGAATCCGGCTCTGGAAAATCCATGACTGCCTTTTCAATCTTAAAACTCTTGCCACATGGCAGTGAGTTATCGGGTAGTATTTTATTTAAAGATAATGAGATTTTGGATCTTAGCGAAGGCGAGATGTGCGACCTTCGCGGCAATGATATTTCCATGATCTTTCAAGAACCAATGACAGCTCTCAATCCCGTTCAAACAATTGGCGATCAAGTTTCGGAAACAATTAGAGTTCATACTGGAAAATCACGCCAAGATGCAGAAGAGATTGCTATAGAAGCACTTCGGCGTGTTGAGCTACCAGTTGATAAATTCCCGTTGACCCGCTATCCGCACAATTTATCCGGTGGCCAACGTCAACGCGTTATGATTGCGATGGCTATAGCACTCAGACCAAAAGTTTTGATTGCTGATGAACCAACAACAGCGCTTGATGTGATTACTCAAGCAGAGATTTTAAAACTCCTTAAAACCCTTGTTGATGAAGACGGTTTATCTCTTATTTTGATCACCCATGACCTCGCCGTTGTTGCGGAGATGGCTGATGATATTGTTGTTATGAAAAATGGTGTTGTTGTAGAGCAAGGCCCTTGCAGGGATGTTTTATCTCAGATGCGCCATGAATATACCAAGAAACTATTTGAAGCTTCCAAGCATGTGCCTAATCAATCTGAAAAAGTAATCAGCACTCAGGACGCTGTCTTAAATGTTCGTTCTGTTTCTTGTGACTACAATCTACCAAAGCGGCATTTATTTGCACCGCGCAAAAAATTCCGGGCGGTCAACAATGTTTCCTTCGATATTTTTCGTAGCGAGAATATTGGATTAGTTGGTGAATCCGGTTGCGGCAAATCGACATTGGCGAAATCTTTGCTCGCTCTTCGGCATTTGGATGAAGGTGAAGTTAAACTAAATGGAACTACCTTTTCATCCAAAGGACATGGGCCCAGGTTAGAGCAGCGAGCAATGACGCAAGTTGTGTTTCAAGATCCGCATTCATCTTTCAACCCAAGACACAAAGTGAATAAACTGATCGCCGAACCATTTTTCTGCGCCAATCCGCCTGCACAGCAATCTGAGATAGATGCACGCGTTGCTAAAGCGCTTCTCGAGGTTGGTCTTCAAACATCTGACGGCGACAAATATATACATGAATTTTCTGGTGGACAGCGGCAACGGATAGCCATAGCTCGCGCGCTCATTATGCGGCCTGCCCTTGTTATCCTAGATGAAGCAGTATCCGCGCTTGACGTTTCTATTCGTGCTCAAATCCTTGATCTTCTGGCCGAACTTCGTGATAAGCTCAATTTGTCCTATTTGTTTATTTCACATGACCTATCCGTTGTTAGGAACATCACAGATCGTGTTTTGGTTATGCAAAATGGCGTCATCGTGGAACAGGGCAAGACAGAAGATGTCTTTAACGCTCCGCAGCAGGATTATACGAGAACGCTCATAGAAGCTATTCCGGTTCTGGATGTACAAAAGCAAAGGGCTGTTTAATCATGAGCACATTCAATACGAATCTTGAAAACACTTGCTGTTTCATCGGTGGTGAATGGATTGCCCCGACATCAGGTGATTTTTTAGAACTTACCGATCCATCAGATGGAAGCAATCTTTGCTCGATAGCGCGTGGACAAAAGGCGGATATAGACCTTGCTGTTTGCGCCGCCGATGCCGCTCTATCGGGCGATTGGGGATCAATGACAGCTGCCGAACGGGGCAGGTTGCTTTTTAAAATATCTGCAGAAATAACCAAGAATGTTGAATGGTTAGCCGAGTTAGAGGCAAGAGATGTTGGCAAACCTTTAAGTCAGGCCCGAAATGATGCAATAGCATTGGCGCGATATCTTGAGTTTTATGGCGGCGCGGCCGATAAGGTTCATGGACAGACAATTCCCTATTTGAATGATTATACAGTTTATACATTACGAGAACCACATGGCGTGACGGGCCACATTGTGCCGTGGAATTATCCCATGCAGATCATCGGCCGCTCCATAGGCGCAGCACTAACCATGGGAAATGCGTGTGTTCTAAAACCGGCAGAAGAAGCATGCTTAACTGCACTGGCCTTTTCCAAAATAGCGCATGATTGTGGCTTGCCGAAAGGTGCGCTAAATGTTGTGCCTGGTCTGGGAAGTGAAGCAGGTGCAGCACTAAGCGGCCATCCAGATATTCAACACGTTTCTTTCACAGGTTCCGTCGCAACAGGGGTCAAAATTCAAACGGCAGCAGCACAAAATGTTACTCCCGTTACCTTGGAACTTGGCGGTAAATCACCTCAAGTTGTGTTTGAAGATGCCAACATAGATCGTGCAATTGCTTTCCTTATTAATGCAGGCATTCAAAATGCAGGGCAAACATGTTCTGCGTCATCTCGAATACTGGTTCATAAATCCATCTATGAGACGGTGCGCAAAAGAATGAGTGCCGCTTACAGCGCCTTAACCGTTGGTCCTGCTATGTCCGATCATTCTCTCGGACCTCTCGTATCTAAGAGACAAAAGGAGCTTGTCTACGGCTTCTTAGACTTAGCAAAGCGAGATAAAATTTCCATTGCCGCACAAGGGAAGTACGTCGCTGACTTGCCTAAGGATGGCGCTTATATATTACCAACCCTTTTGGATAATGTGCCGTTCGAACACCCATTGGCACAAGATGAAATTTTTGGACCTGTACAGGTCCTCATTCCCTTTGAAAATGAGGCGGAAGCAATCGCAATCGCCAACAGTACAGATTACGGCTTGGTTGCAGGTATATGGACTAAAGATGGCGGGCGCCAGATGCGTATGGCCAAAGCTATCCGAAGTGGGCAGATATTTATCAATAATTATGGTGCTGGCGGAGGTGTTGAACTACCATTTGGCGGGTATGGCAAATCTGGTCATGGACGTGAAAAAGGATTTGAAGCACTTTATGGATTTTCAACGTTAAAAACAGTAGCCAATTGGCACGGTGAATGAGTGAGGCAATATGCGACTTAAAGATAGGATAGCCATTGTGACAGGCGGCGCATCTGGGTTTGGTGCAGGCATTGTTCGCAAGTTTCATGATGAAGGTGCACAGGTTGTTATAGCTGATGTCAATTACGATGCTGCACTAAATTACACCAAAGAATTTGATACCAATACAACAGCTATAAAGGTCGATGTCGCTTCATCTAAGAGCGTACAAAAAATGACTGAACAGGTTATTGATAGGTTCGATCACATAGATATTCTTGTCAACAATGCCGGTATTACGCATCTACCGACACCGATGGAAGATGTCTCTGAAGAGGATTTTGATCGTGTCTTCAACGTAAATATGAAATCGGTTTATCTCACCGCAAAATATGTGGTTCCACATATGAAGCAACGTACATCTGGGGCAATTTTAAATGTGGCTTCCACAGCTGGTGTTTCCCCGCGGCCAAATTTGAACTGGTATAATTGTTCTAAAGGCTGGATGATTACGGCGACCAAAACCATGGCGATTGAACTTGCTGTGCAAGGCATACGTGTGAATGCGATAAATCCTGTTGCCGGTGAAACACCGTTGCTAAAATCCTTTATGGGACAAGATACACCGGAGATCCGGGAAAAATTTATCTCAACCATTCCCATTGGCCGTTTTTCAACGCCCGAAGATATGGGCAATGCGGCATGTTTTTTATGTTCTGATGAGGCATCTATGATTACAGGCGTGGCTATGGAAGTGGATGGCGGTCGCTGCATTTAGTCAGCTTATCGTAAATTGGCTTGCTAAGCGGAAGAGATACGTCTACCACATCATTTTACAGCAAATGGATTGGGGTTAAATCATGCGGCTCGGCGGACGCTTACAAGCAGCTATTGAAGTTTTAGAGACCATTCAGACCCAACATCGCCCGATTACAACAGTTCTCAGAGACTGGGGTTCGGCCCACCGATTTGCAGGCTCTGGTGATAGAGCCGCTATTGGCAATATCGTCTATGATGCATTACGCATGAAGCTATCACACGCCTATCTAATGGATGATGATGGTCCAGCCGCACTCGCCGTTGCCGTATTATTGCGACAGTGGAACATTGCTTACGACCAGCTGGTTGCTGATTTTGAAGGCGATAAATTTGCACCGGACTTGATCTCTCAGGCCGCATATGAAGCATACCAAGCACGTGATCTGAAACAAGCCGCTAAACATGTTCAAGCCGATATTCCTGAGTGGCTAGTTACAAATTTTGAAACCGTGTTCGGTGAGAACTGGCTTGAAGAAGCTGTTGCTTTTAATCAGAGGCCGACACTTGATGTGAGAGTAAATACACTCAAAGCGACAGATGAACAGGTTCTTAAAGCCTTAAGCAAACTGGATGCAAAAGCTTGCTCACTTGCGCCATCGGGTATCCGGATTGATGCAAGCGAAGGCGCTAAACGCATGCCAAACCTGACTGCAGATATTCCATTTGCTAAAGGTTGGTTTGAAATTCAGGATGAAGGTTCACAAATGGCTGCGGAAATGGTCGGCGCAAAACCGGGTGAACAAGTGCTTGACTATTGCGCTGGTGGTGGTGGTAAAGCATTGGCACTTTCTGCCGAGATGGACAATAAAGGGCAGATATATACATTTGATTCAGATTCGCGACGCATGGCACCAATGATTGAACGGATCCGCCGAGCTGGCGTTCGCAATATTCAAATCTGTAGTTCAGAGGAAGAATTAGAACCTCATAAAATGCACTGCGACCGTGTGCTGGTTGATGCACCTTGCACTGGTACAGGAACTTGGCGCAGACGCCCCGAAACCAAGTGGAAGCTTTCTGAGAAAAATCTCGAAATGCGTTGTTCCCAACAAAAAGAAGTTCTCGAAAAGGCTTCTAGCTATGTTAAAGAAGGTGGCGAACTAACCTACGTCACATGTTCGGTTCTACCGCAAGAAAATGATGCCATTATTGAAAGCTTCCTTGCCTCTCATAGTGATTTTGAAATTATCGATACACAAAGTGAATGGAAAAGTATAACAGGCATGAGCACTGTTCCGCTTTCCCACACAAATGTTGGCATCTTATGTAGCCCACATCGCACACATACAGATGGGTTTTTCATTGCGAAGCTAAAACACAAATAGACAGATTTCCT
This genomic interval carries:
- a CDS encoding ABC transporter substrate-binding protein translates to MSVLMVSSIAMAAKMDIRVGMVLEPPNLDPTGGAAAAIDEVVYANIFEGLTRFGPDGSVNPALAKSWEISDDGLVYTFKLHDGVKFHDGSDMNAEDVKFSLDRARAEDSTNAQKALFADIADIEVVDPTTVKVTLSKANGSFLFNTAWGDAVIVAPETADTNATNPVGTGPFIFENWAKGDNVKLGKNPNYWGEGVKLDNVTFKFISDPTAAFAAMMAEDVDAFPNFPAPENLPQLGADPRFNVIIGSTEGETILAMNNKKAPLDNVKVRQAISHAINRQAIIDGAMFGYGTPIGTHFAPHNPDYVDLTAQSAYDPKKAMALLEEAGVKDLTLSLKLPPPSYARRGGEIIAAQLREVGINTEIANLEWAQWLEQAFRGKDFDLTIVSHTEPFDIGIYARPDYYFQYGDPDFIAIIDQLTGEADPIKRSELIASAQKKISDDAVNGYLFQLAKSGVANAKIKGLWENSPTQANDMTGVYWED
- a CDS encoding ABC transporter permease gives rise to the protein MLFFTLKRMTSLLASLFIASIVIFVVIEIIPGDPAAFMLGLNAEPEAIDALREQLGLNASIPSRYFTWITGLFQGEFGTSYTYRVPVGELIADRIAVSLPLTVYALLLSTAIAVPVGVYAASRRNSTGDVTVMGMTQLGIAVPNFWFAMLLVLVFSINLRWFSAGGFPGWDAGFLPAMKALTLPAIALALPQASILARVMRSSLLDTLNEDYIRTARAKGLNRQQAMWRHALRNALIPVLTIIGLQFSFLLAGGIIIENVFYLPGLGRLVFQGITQRDLIVVRSVVILLVFAVIVVTFLVDIAYALVDPRLRESKS
- a CDS encoding ABC transporter permease, which produces MAILTSSKGLIIGVILTSLFILLAVISFIWTPFDPAQIVISNKLQTPSFTHLLGTDHFGRDMLSMIMVGARVSIAVAFVAVGIGVVFGVPLGLYAAANRGSITDEIIMRGNDLVFAFPSLLLAIMITAVFGPGAINAIIAIGIFNIPVFARLSRGAASSLWSREYVLAAQICGKSKTRISAEHILPNITNLLIVQGTIQFSLGILAEAGLAYVGLGAQPPMPSWGRMLNDAQTLISIKPHLALVPGLTIVLMVLGLNLLGDALRDLFDPKLRRDRT
- a CDS encoding ABC transporter ATP-binding protein — encoded protein: MLTVRNLKLNIHDTPILDDIDLSVERGKILGIVGESGSGKSMTAFSILKLLPHGSELSGSILFKDNEILDLSEGEMCDLRGNDISMIFQEPMTALNPVQTIGDQVSETIRVHTGKSRQDAEEIAIEALRRVELPVDKFPLTRYPHNLSGGQRQRVMIAMAIALRPKVLIADEPTTALDVITQAEILKLLKTLVDEDGLSLILITHDLAVVAEMADDIVVMKNGVVVEQGPCRDVLSQMRHEYTKKLFEASKHVPNQSEKVISTQDAVLNVRSVSCDYNLPKRHLFAPRKKFRAVNNVSFDIFRSENIGLVGESGCGKSTLAKSLLALRHLDEGEVKLNGTTFSSKGHGPRLEQRAMTQVVFQDPHSSFNPRHKVNKLIAEPFFCANPPAQQSEIDARVAKALLEVGLQTSDGDKYIHEFSGGQRQRIAIARALIMRPALVILDEAVSALDVSIRAQILDLLAELRDKLNLSYLFISHDLSVVRNITDRVLVMQNGVIVEQGKTEDVFNAPQQDYTRTLIEAIPVLDVQKQRAV
- a CDS encoding aldehyde dehydrogenase family protein translates to MSTFNTNLENTCCFIGGEWIAPTSGDFLELTDPSDGSNLCSIARGQKADIDLAVCAADAALSGDWGSMTAAERGRLLFKISAEITKNVEWLAELEARDVGKPLSQARNDAIALARYLEFYGGAADKVHGQTIPYLNDYTVYTLREPHGVTGHIVPWNYPMQIIGRSIGAALTMGNACVLKPAEEACLTALAFSKIAHDCGLPKGALNVVPGLGSEAGAALSGHPDIQHVSFTGSVATGVKIQTAAAQNVTPVTLELGGKSPQVVFEDANIDRAIAFLINAGIQNAGQTCSASSRILVHKSIYETVRKRMSAAYSALTVGPAMSDHSLGPLVSKRQKELVYGFLDLAKRDKISIAAQGKYVADLPKDGAYILPTLLDNVPFEHPLAQDEIFGPVQVLIPFENEAEAIAIANSTDYGLVAGIWTKDGGRQMRMAKAIRSGQIFINNYGAGGGVELPFGGYGKSGHGREKGFEALYGFSTLKTVANWHGE
- a CDS encoding SDR family oxidoreductase, whose translation is MRLKDRIAIVTGGASGFGAGIVRKFHDEGAQVVIADVNYDAALNYTKEFDTNTTAIKVDVASSKSVQKMTEQVIDRFDHIDILVNNAGITHLPTPMEDVSEEDFDRVFNVNMKSVYLTAKYVVPHMKQRTSGAILNVASTAGVSPRPNLNWYNCSKGWMITATKTMAIELAVQGIRVNAINPVAGETPLLKSFMGQDTPEIREKFISTIPIGRFSTPEDMGNAACFLCSDEASMITGVAMEVDGGRCI
- a CDS encoding RsmB/NOP family class I SAM-dependent RNA methyltransferase; the encoded protein is MRLGGRLQAAIEVLETIQTQHRPITTVLRDWGSAHRFAGSGDRAAIGNIVYDALRMKLSHAYLMDDDGPAALAVAVLLRQWNIAYDQLVADFEGDKFAPDLISQAAYEAYQARDLKQAAKHVQADIPEWLVTNFETVFGENWLEEAVAFNQRPTLDVRVNTLKATDEQVLKALSKLDAKACSLAPSGIRIDASEGAKRMPNLTADIPFAKGWFEIQDEGSQMAAEMVGAKPGEQVLDYCAGGGGKALALSAEMDNKGQIYTFDSDSRRMAPMIERIRRAGVRNIQICSSEEELEPHKMHCDRVLVDAPCTGTGTWRRRPETKWKLSEKNLEMRCSQQKEVLEKASSYVKEGGELTYVTCSVLPQENDAIIESFLASHSDFEIIDTQSEWKSITGMSTVPLSHTNVGILCSPHRTHTDGFFIAKLKHK